The Cytobacillus firmus genome segment AACTTACATTCATAAAATCTAAATAATTGGTCTTCCCTAAGTTTACGTAATAAAGAGGAAAAACGCAAAAAACTTCGATATAAAGCAATTTTATGTTTCATAGGGTTACAGCCATTTTCACAGAAGAAAGCCCCGTTATCAAACGGAGCTTTTGAGAATCGTATTTACTGTCCACAGTCACCTGCTGAAGGCTGAAAGCTTAATTCAAGCTGCCCTTTCGATGCTGCAGGTAACACCGGACAGTAAACATCTGAAAAAATTGCTGCAGTGAGGGGGATTCCCTCACTGCAGAGTGGTTCTACTAACGATTATTGGCTAGCTTTTATGTAATTTACAGCGTCACCGACTGTTGCGATTTTCTCAGCGTCATCGTCAGAAATTTCCATGTCGAACTCATCTTCTAATTCCATTACTAATTCTACAACATCAAGGGAATCAGCACCTAGATCATCTTTGAAAGAAGCCTCCAATTTCACTTCAGACTCTTCAACGCCAAGACGGTCCACGATGATCTTTGTTACACGTTCTAATACTTCTGCCATGCTTGTTCACCTCCCCTCAAGTATTATAGATTATTTTTAGCTTTTATTGAAAGCTTTTATAAAAAATTTTGCATTACAACCCTGTTACAAATCACATGACCATTCCGCCATCAACATGCAGGGTTTGCCCTGTCATATAACGGCTGTCCTCTGAAGCCAGAAACACTGCCACATTCGCAATATCTGCTGGATCGCCGAAGCGCGCCAATGGGATTTGTTTTAGCATCTGATCCCTTACATCCTCGTTCAGCTTATCCGTCATATCAGTTGTGATGAAGCCTGGTGCAATGGCATTGACTGTTATCCCTCTTGATGCAAGTTCCTTTGCTGAGGTTTTTGTCAGGCCGATAACCCCTGATTTTGCAGCGACATAGTTAGCCTGTCCAGGATTTCCGCTGACACCCACAATGGATGAAATATTGATAATGCGGCCGCTGCGCTGTTTCATCATCTGCCTTGTAACAGCTTTTGTACAAAGGAAAACACCTTTCAGGTTAATGTTAATAACATCATCCCACTCGTCTTCCTTCATTCTCATAAGCAGGTTGTCCTTCGTAATCCCCGCATTATTAACCAGAATATCAAGCTTGCCAAACTTTTCAACTGCTTCTTTTACCATGCTTGTCACGGAATCACTATTTGACACATCGCATTGGACAGCAAAAGCATTTCTGCCTAATGCCTTTATTTCATCAACTACTTCGTTCGCTCTTGCCTCACTTCCGGAGTAGTTAACCGCAATATCTGCACCTTGCCTGGCAAGACCCAAAGCGATTTCCCTTCCGATTCCGCGGGAAGCTCCTGTTACTAAAGCGGCTTTTCCCTCTAGCTTCATCTCAATTCCTCCTTCAAGGATTCTGTAACTGTCTGGCATGAATCTGCATCTGAAACGGCATGCGTTTTAAGGGAACGATCTACCTTTTTTACTAAGCCTGACAGTACTTTTCCTGGCCCTATTTCTATAAATGTGTCCACTCCAAGCTCTATCATCCTGCGGATTGAATCCTCCCATAGCACAGGAGAATACAGCTGTTCAATCAATCTGCCATTTATTTCTGAAGCAGATGTCATTTCAGAAGCTGTAACATTGGCAATGACAGGAACCTTTGCATCTTTAATCTCAATTTCGTCAAGGATTCCCCTGAACTTCTCTGCAGCAGGCTTCATTAATTGGGAATGGAAAGGGCCGCTTACCTCCAGCGGAAGCACACGCTTGGCACCTTCTTCTTTAGCCTTTAGAGAAGCCAGTTCCACGCCTCTTTTTGAACCTGAAATGACAATTTGTCCAGGACAGTTCAGGTTTGCAAGCTGCACCGGATTTCCTTCTGCAGTAACCTCTTCTGTAACTGCAGTAAGCTTGTCCCTGTCAAGGCCCAAAACTGCAGCCATTGTTCCCTCGCCATTAGGAACGGCTTCTTCCATAAATTCACCCCGCTTACGGACAGCATATACGCCATCCTCAAAGGATATAGCTTCCGCAGCGACTAGTGCAGTATACTCACCTAGGCTATGTCCTGCAACAAAATCAGGTGTAATACCAGATCTTTTAAAATAATCGAGAATAGCAATGCCAGTGGTCAATAGTGCAGGCTGTGCGTTTGTTGTTAACGTCAATTTGTCCTGAGGCCCTTCAAAAATAAGTTCCGATAATGAAAACCCAAGTTTTTGATCGGCTCTATCAAAAAATCCTTTTACGTTTTCATCCTGTTCAGCTAAGGCTTTTCCCATACCTGCAGCCTGGGATCCCTGCCCAGGGAATAAAAAAGCGATTTTACCCATCGTGCTTTCCCCCAAGTAAAAAATGTTTAATTAAGAGCTGTCTTTTTGGCTTCTTTTTCAACTGCTTCCTTAATCGTATCAGCAACATTGTTTTCGACCATGTTCCTGGTCTGTCTCACTGCACTGAATAAAGCTGTTGCATCTGAAGAGCCATGCGCCTTGATGACCGGCGCCTTCAATCCAAATAATCCGGCACCGCCGTATTCCGAATAATCCATTTTAGATTTAAGCTGATATAAATCAGGCTTTAAGGCTGCTGCTGCCAATTTTGTTCTAAAGCTGCCGGTCAGAGCTGTTTTTAGCATTTTAAATACAGATAAAGCAGTACCTTCAATTGTCTTGAGCACCATATTGCCGGTAAAGCCATCCGTCACTACAACATCTGCAGCTCCCTCGAGCAAATCGCGCGCTTCTACATTGCCAATAAAATTGATATCCGCCTTCTTCAGCAGATCAAATGTATTTTTTGCCAGCTCATTCCCTTTTTCTCTTCTGTTCCGATATTTAGGAGCCCTACTCTGGGATTGGCTAAACCCCGGACTTTTTCGGTATATATAGATCCCATAATCGCATATTGAAGAAGATGCTCCGGCTTCGCGTCCACATTCGCCCCTACATCCAGCAAAAGGAACCCTTCTCCGTCTATTGTCGGGAGCGTAGGTGATAATGCCGGGCGTTCAATGCCCTCAATCCTTCCGACCACAAAAAGGCCTGCTGCCATAAGAGCGCCCGTGTTTCCTGCAGAAATGCATGCATCCGCTTTACCATCTGTAACAAGCTGTGCGGCAAGCACCATGGATGCTTTTTTCTTTCTGCGCACAGCTCTCACCGGCTCATCATCCGGCAAGATGACTTCATCTGTATGTAATATGTCAATCCGCTCATTTGAAGTAAGGTATTGGTTTATTTTTGACTCATCACCTACAAGCGTAATATGTACATCTTTAAATTCTGCGACAGCTTTCATTGCTCCAAGGACAATTTCCTTTGGGGCATTGTCGCCACCCATTGCGTCTATGGCAATTTTCATGATGCTTCATCCTTTAGTGATTATTTTTTTCTGAACATGTCAAATTCGCCCTTGAAAACCTGTTCGTTATTGACAAAGCTATTGACTTCCACCATTGTCCTTCCGCTGTCAATATCTATTGTAAGGACTTTAGCTTTTGCGATGACACGTTCATTTAATCTCACTGGCCTGGTAAATTGAATATTGGCTTTTGCCGTTAATGCCAGCTCATCATTTATTACAGCGACCGCCAGTGAGTTGGCCTGTGCAAACAGGTGATGGCCCCGGGCAATTCCATTACGCTTGAAGACATGTTCATTTTTTACATCGAAAATGGATATCGCCGTTTTATCCAATTCTATATCTATTATTTCACCGATTATTTCTTCTATTGGTAAAGACCGCACTTCATCCTCAAAGCTTTTCTCAGCAACATGCTTGATTCGCTCACGCAATTCCGGAATTGATAATTCCAGCCGATCGAGCCTGATTGTCTGGACGCTGACAGAGAACTTGTCCGCAAGTTCCTCGTCCGTGACAAAAGGATTTTCTTTTATAGTGTCCGTTAATAATGCTTGACGTTCTTTTTTGTTTCTTTTCATTAAAATCCCACCGTCCGAGATATTAAGACTAGGTACTAATAGTAGTATATAATCAAAAAAAGCAGATTGCAAGAAAGAACTTTTCTGCAATCCGCTCTGAATACCTTATTTCTAGTCCAGTTTTTCCCCTTCCAGCACTCCTGCTTCCTTTAAGTATTCCCGCAAAGGCAGGTACTCATCCGAGTGCCAGAATTCATCCGATTCCACCAGCATTGATGCATCATTTCTGGCGGTTTCGAGTGCGCGGTAATCATGGACCATATCAGCAACTTTAAATTCCGGGAGCCCGCTTTGCTTTCTTCCGAAAAAGTCTCCAGGACCCCGAAGCTCAAGGTCCTTTTCACTTAGTGCAAAGCCATCATTGGTTTCTGTCATGATTTTCATGCGTTCTTTTCCAACTTCCGATTTAGGGTCAGCCAGAAGCACACAATAAGATTGTTTATCGCCTCTCCCTACCCTGCCCCTCAGCTGATGCAGCTGTGCAAGTCCAAACCGCTCGGCATCATAAATCACCATCATCGTTGCATTTGGAACATTTACACCCACCTCAACAACCGTCGTCGAAACAAGAACCTGAGTTTCATTACGGCTGAAAGCTTTCATAACACTTTCCTTTTCATCCGGATGGAGCCTGCCATGCATGAGTCCGACATCATAACGGCCATGAAAATGATGCATCAATGTAGCATGGACATCTATAGCATTTTGAACATCCAATTTATCTGATTCCTCAATAAGAGGGCAGATCACATAAACCTGCTGACCTGCTGAAAGCTCCTTCTCCATAAAACCAAGGACCCTGTCCATCATTTCAGGTTTTGCCCAATAGGTTTCAATTGCTTTTCGTCCTGCCGGCATTTCATCTATGATGGATACATCCATTTCTCCAAAAACAGTAATGGCCAATGTTCTTGGGATTGGCGTTGCAGTCATGAACAGAACATCAGGATTTTCACCTTTTTCCCTGAGTATCCGCCGCTGCCCTACCCCGAACCTATGCTGTTCATCAGTAATAACAAGTCCCAATTTATTAAATTCTACTTCCTCCTGGATAAGTGCATGTGTGCCTATGAGAACATCAATCTCTCCATCCTTTAAATGCTGGAGAATTTCTTTTCTTCGCTTTCCTTTAACAGAGCTTGTCAGGAGTTCACATCGCAGACCAAACGGTTCGAGCATCGACTTTAAAGATTCCGCATGCTGCTCTGCCAGGATTTCGGTCGGGACCATTAATGCTCCCTGAAAGCCTGCTGTCCTGCTGGCGAAGAGAGCAATCGCCGCCACTGCCGTTTTGCCGGAACCAACATCCCCCTGTAATAGTCTGTTCATCCGGTATGGAGATTTCAAATCAGACATGATCTCATTAACTACTCTTTTTTGTGCTCCGGTTAAATCAAATGGCAGTGAGTCAATAAACTCCATTAGTCTTGAAAGATCATAAGCCTGTGCAACCCCTTTTGACTGCTCTCTTTCAATCTTTCTTAGCGCCTGCATTTTTAATTGAAAATAGAAAAACTCCTCATAAACAAAACGCCGCCTTCCCTGCTTGAGTTCCTGTTCATTGGCAGGAAAATGAAGCGATCTTACAGCATCCCGCCTATTTAATAGTCTATATTGCAATAAATATTTTTCAGGCAGCGTTTCTGATATGTCATTCCCATGCTGCGAGAAAGCCAGTTTAATAAATCGCCTGATGCCCTTGACCGTGACATTTCCTTTTACAGCATAAACCGGCTCAAAATCCTTATTGCCAGAGGCATTTCCTATTTTAAGTTCACTTGCTGTAATCACCTGCCGATGCTGGTCCCATTTCCCAGTCACCGTAACCGTTTCGTTTAATACAATTTTGTTTTTCAAATAAGGCTGATTGAACAGAATCACTTGGATAAGATACCGCCCTACAAGCACCCGAACAGTGAGCCTGGAGCGTTTCCTGCCGTAATAAGCAAGTGAAGGTTCACTGTGAACCTTTCCTTCAACCGTCACTCTTTCATCATGCTTCATTTCTGCCAGGTCCTTGAGCCTGTAATCTTCATATCTATAAGGAAAATATTCAAGCAAGTCTTTTACAGTGTAAATATTCATTTCAGCCAGTAATTCAGCTGATTCCTCTCCAATGCCTTTAACAGCTGTAACAGACTGGATCAAATTTGGATTCACATTTATTGAACGGCTGCCAATTATATTTTCTTTCAGGCAGTCCGCCATCCCTCCCTGCTCCGTTACTTTTATATACAGGCTAATGAAACACCTGCTCTATAACTAGCACATTGTAATTTAATAATGCAAGAAAGTAACCTTAAATAATAACTCATGCTTCAACGCATTTATTAAAGGTCTAAAATGGACAAAAGCGAAGGCTGGGCCCTCGCTTTGTTTACTGTTTACTGGTTATTCAATTGCGAAAATGAAAGAGTATAGAGGCTGTTTTCCATCATGAAGCTCAACCTCAATATCTTCATATTTATCTTCAATATAGCTGATAAGAGAGTCTACTTCCTCTTCTGCTGCATCTTCACCTTTTAAAACGGTAAGGATCTCAGAGTCTTCGTCAATCATTCCTTCTAGCAGATCTTTGGCAGCCTGTACTCGATCCTTGTTTTTCACAACAATTTTGCCGTCTGCAATGCCCATGAAATCATCTTTCTCGATCTCTAGCCCATCGATGCTGGTATCACGGACAGCAAACGTGATTTGGCCTGTTTTCACATGCTGAAGAGCATCTGTCATGCCTTCTTCGTTTTCAGAAATCTCCGCACCTGGATTAAAGGCAAGAAGTGCAGCCATACCTTGAGGAACGGTCTTTGAAGGCACAACCACTGCTTCTTCTTCAGTCACTTCTGCAGCCTGCTGTGCAGCCATAATAATATTTTTATTGTTTGGCAAAATGATTACTTTTTTTGCATTTACTTCTTTGATGGCTTTTACAATATCTTCCGTGCTCGGATTCATTGTTTGTCCGCCTTCAATGACAGCATGTGCACCGATGCTTCGGAAAAGATCCGCGATGCCGCTGCCCATTGATACTGTCACAATTCCGTACTCCTGCTTTTCTTTAGGCTTAGCCTGAGCCGCCAAAGGTGTAGGAACGTCTTCGACTAAGTTGGTGTGCTGCTGGCGCATGTTTTCAATCTTCATATTGATTAAACTGCCATAGCGCTGTCCGTATGTCAGGCAATCTCCCGGCTGTTCAGAGTGGATATGTACTTTCACAAGCTGCTCATCCGCAATCACCAGAAGTGAATCGCCATATTGGCTTAAGTCCTGGCGGAACGTGTCTTCTGAAAAAGGATTAGCAGAAAGCTTTTCATCTTCGAATTTGACCATAAATTCAGTGCAATAACCGAACTCAATATCCTCAGTATTCATAAAGCTGTGAACATTTTTATGGTGTTCTGCGCTAACCAGGTCATCCATCTTTGGAAGGGCTGCAGGTGTATCAGGGAGTTTTTCTCCCTTTAGCTCTGCAAGGAATCCTTCATATACAAAAACAAGGCCCTGGCCGCCGCTGTCTACAACTCCTACTTCTTTTAAGACTGGAAGAAGATCTGGAGTGCGGTTTAGGGAAGCCCTTGCTTCTTTTAAAACTTCCTCCATAATCACGATGATATCATCTTCATGATTAGCAGCCTGAACCGCTTTCTTAGCGGAATCTTTTGCAACAGTAAGGATCGTTCCTTCAACTGGCTTCATCACAGCTTTATATGCCGTCTCCACACCAGAATTAAGAGCATCAGCAAATTCTTTTCCATTGATAGAAGCTTTATGCTCAATGGCTTTTGAGAAGCCCCTGAACAGCTGGGAAAGAATTACCCCCGAGTTCCCTCGTGCTCCCATAAGCAAACCTTTAGAAAGAGCAGAACCTACCTTTCCAATATGCTCCTGGATATTAGCTTTAACTTCCTTTGCTCCGGAAGTCATTGACAAATTCATGTTGGTTCCTGTGTCTCCATCAGGAACAGGGAAAACATTTAACGCATCCACTAATTTTGCATTAGCAGATAAATGGTTCGCTCCTTGTATGACCATTTCGGCAAAAAGCTTCCCATCTAAATCTTTTTTTGACACAAGTCTTTCCTCCTCACTACGGGTTCGTTACTCGAACTCCCTGAACGTAAATATTAACCGAGTCAGTGCTAAGCCCAACTGTTTTATCAAGGGTGTATTTCACTTTAGATTGCACATTGTGGGCAACCTCGGAAATTTTCGTTCCGTAACTTACAATGATATACATGTCGATATGTACTTCATCTTCTTCCTGGCGAACAATTACACCACGGGTAAAATTCTCTTTTCGCAGTATATCTGTAAGGCCATCCTTAATTTGATTTTTAGAGGCCATTCCTACGATGCCGTAGCAGTCAACTGCTGCTCCGCCTGCGATTGTTGCAATTACATCATTAGAGATATCAATTTGCCCGAAATTTGTTTTTAATTCGATGGACATGGTTCGTTCCCCCTTTGGAAATTGCTTTTCATAAAAGCTTCTACAGGCACTACCTCTTAACGATAGTGCTGGCTTTCCCCTGAATTGCACCCTGGAGGCTAAGCCTTCCGGCGAGAGGCAATTCACCTTTTTTAGCTGGGCAGCGGTCTTTCTACCTTCAAAGCTTAAAGCATACCTTATAATATTTTACTATATGGGCTGTGATATTGAAAGTCATACTTCTCCATCTCTATTATAGCTCATGTTCCCTCCCCCTATGTCAAGGAAATTTTCTTGAAAGCAAACTATTGCAATCAGAAGGGTTGTATGATAAATTATTAAAGTATCTTTTAATGTCGAAATCCGCACAGGGATTCCGCATTAATTCAGATGGATGAATCTGACTATTGCAGATGAAAGCATTGAAAAATAGTTTCAGCTTATGCTTTTAGTAAGGAGGGAAACATACATGCCACGCAAATGTGTAGTAACTGGTAAAAAAACAACTTCAGGTAACGCACGTTCTCACGCAATGAACGCTAACAAGCGCACTTGGGGTGCTAACCTTCAGAAGGTACGTATTCTTGTAGACGGTAAACCTAAACGTGTTTGGGTTTCTGCAAGAGCACTTAAATCAGGTAAAGTTGAGCGCGTGTAACATGCTCAGGGACATCCCTTTTGGGTGTCCTTTTTATTTTCCTTTTTTGACCCACTATCATTCTCCCCCATTTGGGCAAAAAATAAAAGCACCCCGGTGAGGTGCCAAGTATTGATGCTATTTTCTTTTTAATTTATGGGTGTCTACCCCTTTTTGAAGGTCCCTAACATGGCACGCACAATGCCCCCTAAAAATTTAGGAAGTTTGATTGTATAAAATCTCATTACTCGTGTCCCTCCTCACAATCTTACGCATCCATTCTGTCCTTAAATCGTCTTTACCATCTTATTCAAATAATGAAAGATGAGTACTCATGATTACAAAAAATGATCAGAAAGCAATTCATGCTAAGACTCTTATCCAGCTTTCCCGCATCATACAGGGAAGCACCGGTCCGGCATTTAATCCTTGCTTCTTACAACCATTAATATGCCTTCAGTAAAAGAAAAAGTACCACAATCATCAATAAGTTCATTACTGATACAAAGAGTAGAACCGGCAGGAACGGTCCGATCTGTCAGCGGATACTTGAAATTTCTCAGGGTGAGGCCTTTAATTTCCATAGTGACCGGAACAAATGAAATGTATTTGAAATTTGAATTCTGTTTTATGCTGTATTTACCTGGAGTCTTAATATAAATCTTATTAGACCTGTCAATAATTTCGACAGGAACAAAGTCTTCCGCCAGTGCAGGCTTTATTAACAGCTGAATATTTGCGAATAGGTGGTCAAGCCTTCCGCCTGTGGCACCAAGCAAACGGACTTTTTCAGGTTTTTGGCAGAGTGCCCAATTCAGAGCAAGCTCCATGTCCGTTTCATCCTTCTCCGGCTTGAACCTGTTCAGCTCTTTTACCTGTTCTTCAATGAGCAAAAGCT includes the following:
- a CDS encoding acyl carrier protein; protein product: MAEVLERVTKIIVDRLGVEESEVKLEASFKDDLGADSLDVVELVMELEDEFDMEISDDDAEKIATVGDAVNYIKASQ
- the fabG gene encoding 3-oxoacyl-[acyl-carrier-protein] reductase: MKLEGKAALVTGASRGIGREIALGLARQGADIAVNYSGSEARANEVVDEIKALGRNAFAVQCDVSNSDSVTSMVKEAVEKFGKLDILVNNAGITKDNLLMRMKEDEWDDVININLKGVFLCTKAVTRQMMKQRSGRIINISSIVGVSGNPGQANYVAAKSGVIGLTKTSAKELASRGITVNAIAPGFITTDMTDKLNEDVRDQMLKQIPLARFGDPADIANVAVFLASEDSRYMTGQTLHVDGGMVM
- the fabD gene encoding ACP S-malonyltransferase; translated protein: MGKIAFLFPGQGSQAAGMGKALAEQDENVKGFFDRADQKLGFSLSELIFEGPQDKLTLTTNAQPALLTTGIAILDYFKRSGITPDFVAGHSLGEYTALVAAEAISFEDGVYAVRKRGEFMEEAVPNGEGTMAAVLGLDRDKLTAVTEEVTAEGNPVQLANLNCPGQIVISGSKRGVELASLKAKEEGAKRVLPLEVSGPFHSQLMKPAAEKFRGILDEIEIKDAKVPVIANVTASEMTSASEINGRLIEQLYSPVLWEDSIRRMIELGVDTFIEIGPGKVLSGLVKKVDRSLKTHAVSDADSCQTVTESLKEELR
- the fapR gene encoding transcription factor FapR, yielding MKRNKKERQALLTDTIKENPFVTDEELADKFSVSVQTIRLDRLELSIPELRERIKHVAEKSFEDEVRSLPIEEIIGEIIDIELDKTAISIFDVKNEHVFKRNGIARGHHLFAQANSLAVAVINDELALTAKANIQFTRPVRLNERVIAKAKVLTIDIDSGRTMVEVNSFVNNEQVFKGEFDMFRKK
- the recG gene encoding ATP-dependent DNA helicase RecG, which codes for MNPNLIQSVTAVKGIGEESAELLAEMNIYTVKDLLEYFPYRYEDYRLKDLAEMKHDERVTVEGKVHSEPSLAYYGRKRSRLTVRVLVGRYLIQVILFNQPYLKNKIVLNETVTVTGKWDQHRQVITASELKIGNASGNKDFEPVYAVKGNVTVKGIRRFIKLAFSQHGNDISETLPEKYLLQYRLLNRRDAVRSLHFPANEQELKQGRRRFVYEEFFYFQLKMQALRKIEREQSKGVAQAYDLSRLMEFIDSLPFDLTGAQKRVVNEIMSDLKSPYRMNRLLQGDVGSGKTAVAAIALFASRTAGFQGALMVPTEILAEQHAESLKSMLEPFGLRCELLTSSVKGKRRKEILQHLKDGEIDVLIGTHALIQEEVEFNKLGLVITDEQHRFGVGQRRILREKGENPDVLFMTATPIPRTLAITVFGEMDVSIIDEMPAGRKAIETYWAKPEMMDRVLGFMEKELSAGQQVYVICPLIEESDKLDVQNAIDVHATLMHHFHGRYDVGLMHGRLHPDEKESVMKAFSRNETQVLVSTTVVEVGVNVPNATMMVIYDAERFGLAQLHQLRGRVGRGDKQSYCVLLADPKSEVGKERMKIMTETNDGFALSEKDLELRGPGDFFGRKQSGLPEFKVADMVHDYRALETARNDASMLVESDEFWHSDEYLPLREYLKEAGVLEGEKLD
- a CDS encoding DAK2 domain-containing protein, with the protein product MSKKDLDGKLFAEMVIQGANHLSANAKLVDALNVFPVPDGDTGTNMNLSMTSGAKEVKANIQEHIGKVGSALSKGLLMGARGNSGVILSQLFRGFSKAIEHKASINGKEFADALNSGVETAYKAVMKPVEGTILTVAKDSAKKAVQAANHEDDIIVIMEEVLKEARASLNRTPDLLPVLKEVGVVDSGGQGLVFVYEGFLAELKGEKLPDTPAALPKMDDLVSAEHHKNVHSFMNTEDIEFGYCTEFMVKFEDEKLSANPFSEDTFRQDLSQYGDSLLVIADEQLVKVHIHSEQPGDCLTYGQRYGSLINMKIENMRQQHTNLVEDVPTPLAAQAKPKEKQEYGIVTVSMGSGIADLFRSIGAHAVIEGGQTMNPSTEDIVKAIKEVNAKKVIILPNNKNIIMAAQQAAEVTEEEAVVVPSKTVPQGMAALLAFNPGAEISENEEGMTDALQHVKTGQITFAVRDTSIDGLEIEKDDFMGIADGKIVVKNKDRVQAAKDLLEGMIDEDSEILTVLKGEDAAEEEVDSLISYIEDKYEDIEVELHDGKQPLYSFIFAIE
- a CDS encoding Asp23/Gls24 family envelope stress response protein, which encodes MSIELKTNFGQIDISNDVIATIAGGAAVDCYGIVGMASKNQIKDGLTDILRKENFTRGVIVRQEEDEVHIDMYIIVSYGTKISEVAHNVQSKVKYTLDKTVGLSTDSVNIYVQGVRVTNP
- the rpmB gene encoding 50S ribosomal protein L28; its protein translation is MPRKCVVTGKKTTSGNARSHAMNANKRTWGANLQKVRILVDGKPKRVWVSARALKSGKVERV
- the spoVM gene encoding stage V sporulation protein SpoVM, yielding MRFYTIKLPKFLGGIVRAMLGTFKKG
- a CDS encoding thiamine diphosphokinase, encoding MIINILAGGPDDLLPDLHSFSNTADIWVGVDRGVLTLIQSGIQPEMAFGDFDSVSDGELLLIEEQVKELNRFKPEKDETDMELALNWALCQKPEKVRLLGATGGRLDHLFANIQLLIKPALAEDFVPVEIIDRSNKIYIKTPGKYSIKQNSNFKYISFVPVTMEIKGLTLRNFKYPLTDRTVPAGSTLCISNELIDDCGTFSFTEGILMVVRSKD